Proteins from a genomic interval of Mesobacillus sp. S13:
- a CDS encoding DNA cytosine methyltransferase: protein MLLLKVFNGAMKLRNIKDKYQLIDLFAGAGGLSNGFVQTGKFEVAGAVEINAEAVQTYIENHEKNNNIIINSPEGKSDITKINFKDFMQNRHINPLEAVVIGGPPCQGFSNANRQKNYLISGNNQLVKEFARAIDEIRPIAFLMENVKTMNSLTHKFFVTEHSDSGIFAYSSEEHLRKINGDQTPFWRDDELILLETERTTNKNLFNEIVRMTDFSPIITEETQLSRLRSVVRNLNKSNLYNPITNKEKKELLEIHKIIEALLEYKCENKQIEQEIKEIISSAIDTLRIITTGKNTNNNIALTNLQGFLEVNQVLRYLSELAKEKIVTIGEPKVLEGNKLKIVVGVKSYNIVVYLEKFFSYLGYKIESGIVHSNHYCVPQKRQRFMILGVKSNDMKPDTKIEFPPPVEHLKEEFTVKDAIGDLENITPSVHVDHNKLDYNVSSIQTVMQNYFRSGMDEKVIYNHVNTNSEPLSKQRFEEIKKSEGKNFHSLSKELKEISYTDASRTQNTVYLRLNYDSPSPTVINVRKSMWQHPKNAVALSIREAARLQSFKDNYIFKGSKDKQYQQIGNAVPPLMARAMAEQILHYLGDKPIQYIKDELK from the coding sequence ATGCTGCTGTTAAAGGTATTTAATGGGGCGATGAAATTGAGAAATATAAAGGACAAATACCAGTTAATTGATTTATTCGCTGGTGCTGGTGGTTTAAGTAACGGTTTTGTACAAACGGGCAAATTTGAAGTGGCAGGGGCTGTCGAAATAAATGCTGAGGCAGTCCAGACTTATATAGAAAATCATGAGAAAAATAATAACATTATTATCAATTCACCAGAAGGTAAAAGTGATATCACAAAAATAAATTTCAAGGATTTTATGCAAAATAGACATATTAACCCATTAGAAGCAGTGGTAATTGGCGGGCCACCATGTCAGGGATTTTCAAATGCAAATAGACAAAAGAATTATTTAATATCGGGAAATAATCAACTTGTTAAAGAATTCGCAAGAGCAATTGATGAAATTAGACCAATTGCTTTTTTAATGGAAAACGTTAAAACAATGAATTCCTTGACTCATAAATTCTTTGTAACTGAGCATAGCGATAGTGGTATTTTCGCTTATAGTTCAGAAGAACACTTAAGAAAAATTAATGGAGATCAAACGCCATTTTGGAGAGATGATGAACTTATATTACTGGAAACAGAAAGAACAACAAATAAGAATTTATTTAATGAAATTGTCAGGATGACAGATTTTTCCCCTATTATAACGGAAGAAACTCAGCTTTCCAGGTTGAGAAGTGTTGTTCGTAATTTAAATAAATCCAATCTATACAATCCGATAACAAATAAAGAGAAAAAAGAGCTTTTAGAAATCCACAAAATTATTGAAGCGCTCTTAGAATATAAATGTGAAAATAAACAAATAGAACAAGAAATAAAAGAAATTATAAGTTCTGCTATTGATACTTTAAGAATAATAACTACCGGAAAAAATACAAATAATAATATCGCGCTTACTAACCTTCAGGGGTTTTTAGAAGTAAATCAGGTCCTTAGATATCTAAGTGAGCTTGCGAAAGAAAAAATTGTTACCATAGGAGAACCCAAAGTTTTAGAGGGTAATAAACTAAAGATAGTAGTAGGTGTAAAGTCATATAATATTGTAGTTTATTTGGAGAAATTCTTTAGTTATTTAGGGTATAAGATAGAATCAGGAATTGTGCATTCAAATCACTATTGTGTCCCTCAAAAGCGTCAAAGGTTTATGATATTAGGTGTTAAGTCAAATGATATGAAACCAGATACAAAAATCGAGTTTCCTCCTCCAGTTGAGCACTTAAAAGAAGAATTTACAGTTAAAGATGCAATTGGCGATTTGGAAAATATCACTCCATCAGTACATGTAGATCATAACAAACTTGACTATAATGTGAGTTCTATTCAAACTGTGATGCAAAACTATTTTCGTTCTGGTATGGACGAGAAAGTGATTTATAATCATGTTAATACCAATAGTGAGCCTTTAAGCAAACAGAGGTTTGAAGAAATAAAAAAGAGTGAAGGAAAGAACTTTCATAGCTTATCAAAAGAGCTGAAAGAGATCTCTTATACTGATGCTTCTCGTACACAAAATACAGTATATTTAAGGTTAAATTACGACAGCCCATCCCCTACTGTTATAAATGTTCGAAAGTCGATGTGGCAACATCCTAAGAACGCAGTTGCTTTAAGTATAAGAGAAGCAGCTAGGTTACAATCATTTAAAGACAATTATATTTTTAAAGGGTCTAAAGATAAGCAGTATCAGCAAATAGGAAATGCAGTACCTCCGCTTATGGCTAGGGCTATGGCAGAACAAATATTGCATTACTTAGGAGATAAGCCTATCCAATATATTAAAGATGAATTAAAGTAA
- a CDS encoding ATP-binding protein — METINTQPSATPVIQALRSIGYNSQTAVADIIDNSVDAHADHVRINFVYDMGDGFIRIEDNGIGMSDITLQQAMTIGSKDPRNKRAKDELGRFGMGLKTASFSLGKRLCVISKSNGIVSERCWDLDYVSEKNQWLMFKTVPYEIKSKVGQINGDNGTIVFIDRLDRFSGFGTNKILKHDSYNSKVKRIQKYLEMVFHVMIESGLTITINDNKLDPWNPFLEGNPRRIEGEEQLIRVNKNIMKITPYVLPHPSTFNMLDYKNAGGIKGWRDQQGFYIYRENRMVSYGDWFGMFSKDIPSELVRIKVEFTNAADDDWKIDVKKSSISVPDEAKEDLYAIGKHNRHISKEIMLYRTKAGRSGEKIKGSLNTWELATDDINSSYTLNRNHPILTEILKNVDNNIGKTINVYLKLVELGSPNNLLQPVSMVKKAEQELEEKTKKLILDYAEILFSTGIDLDIEKVAETISMMSGFEGVEIFTIKKIIERDVLTNE; from the coding sequence ATGGAAACTATAAATACTCAGCCGTCTGCTACTCCTGTAATACAAGCATTAAGGAGTATTGGATATAATTCTCAAACAGCAGTGGCAGATATTATTGATAACAGTGTGGATGCACATGCAGATCATGTCCGCATTAACTTTGTATATGACATGGGTGATGGTTTTATTAGGATTGAAGACAATGGAATTGGTATGTCCGATATAACACTCCAACAAGCAATGACCATAGGTTCCAAAGACCCTCGAAATAAAAGAGCCAAGGATGAACTTGGGCGATTTGGAATGGGATTGAAAACTGCTTCATTTTCATTAGGAAAAAGACTATGTGTAATTTCTAAAAGTAATGGCATAGTGTCTGAACGGTGTTGGGATTTGGATTATGTCAGTGAAAAAAATCAGTGGCTAATGTTCAAAACAGTTCCATATGAAATAAAAAGTAAAGTTGGCCAAATTAATGGAGATAACGGAACAATAGTCTTTATAGACAGACTGGATCGTTTCAGTGGATTCGGTACCAACAAAATCCTCAAGCATGATAGTTATAATTCTAAAGTAAAGCGAATACAGAAATATTTAGAAATGGTATTTCATGTGATGATAGAGAGTGGTTTAACCATTACTATAAATGACAATAAGTTGGACCCATGGAACCCTTTTTTGGAGGGGAATCCGAGACGAATTGAAGGGGAAGAACAACTTATAAGAGTTAATAAGAACATAATGAAAATTACTCCATATGTCTTACCACACCCAAGTACTTTTAATATGTTGGATTATAAAAATGCTGGTGGAATTAAGGGGTGGCGAGATCAACAAGGATTTTATATTTATAGAGAGAACCGAATGGTTAGTTATGGAGATTGGTTTGGAATGTTCTCCAAGGATATTCCTTCAGAATTAGTTAGAATTAAAGTTGAATTTACTAATGCAGCAGACGACGACTGGAAAATAGATGTGAAAAAATCCTCAATTTCAGTTCCAGATGAGGCAAAGGAAGATCTCTATGCAATTGGGAAGCACAACAGGCATATATCAAAAGAAATAATGCTATACAGAACAAAAGCTGGTAGATCTGGCGAAAAAATCAAAGGTTCATTAAATACTTGGGAACTTGCAACAGACGATATTAATAGTTCCTATACATTGAATAGGAATCATCCTATATTAACTGAAATTCTTAAAAATGTTGATAATAATATCGGTAAAACAATAAATGTATATCTCAAATTAGTGGAGTTAGGTTCGCCCAATAATCTCTTACAACCTGTTAGTATGGTAAAAAAAGCAGAACAGGAGCTAGAAGAGAAAACAAAAAAGCTTATCCTTGATTATGCAGAAATATTATTTAGTACAGGGATAGATTTAGATATAGAAAAGGTAGCAGAAACAATCTCTATGATGTCAGGGTTTGAAGGTGTAGAGATATTTACTATAAAAAAAATCATTGAAAGAGACGTGTTAACAAATGAATAA
- a CDS encoding Z1 domain-containing protein has protein sequence MNKEIREDYLVTFENLYTAFKNTGFENPLDIALEKAQEKIEKRYGEITSDDLESLALEAFSIYGEINVRKATTIRSKVNVPWFKGTHPTYSYFWPRYEKYLKQIKKWPVETVESINDTTNEILKSIGNPKSDQSFDKRGLVLGYVQSGKTANFTGLINKAFDVGYKLVIVLAGMHNDLRSQTQLRLEREVVGTVNTITGEKHGVAQVRTGGTQIETWTTVQDDISTNNTIGIKNLDKPILLVVKKQKDVLPKLIDILRNSIRLSEMSPPVLIIDDEADQASVDASGKPADDPSRINHLIRELLSLFEQKSYVGYTATPFANLLIKANANHSEIGKDLYPKDFVIALPKPRGYCGPDEYFNTTGYLEDNKPMYIRYLKPKDIEVLDKIRTKDDADLFIEVPDSMKEAIYSFLISVAIRNLREQIGEHNSMLIHTSRLTDIQNSMYGVIKEFYKRLSNDLIYNYKSEYLDILKELYEEDFLQVQRNTKSSQQFTEFSWEEVYKQIKVVAGKIEVMEINGESEDVLEYDKYKENGLYVIAIGGNKLSRGLTLEGLTISYYYRSSSMYDTLMQMGRWFGFRNGYMDLCRIFTSEEIAENFEYLAGVMSELRKEFEIFAQNEDMTPEDYAIKMLKHKSMTVTSPAKMGTAESPIIYSGTMQQTRSFEKNQEFYVNNMDATVELVNSIEDFAVENYRTKYHISRDVPSHIVVDFLKKYKTISSARIVNSKKIADYIIQMNNKQFLEKFNIAIVDITEATLKSQKAINNGINKWNVNLGKLHIESAVIRSIDQNKSKGTGVIDIGAIVAANQEFIDIENRTKDKITNLALRANQNPLLLIYPLHPGVSAFKKLNINFNQNLVPIGLAFSFPEITEVPDLDNDSNNRVIQQGNYIYNNTVGKENK, from the coding sequence ATGAATAAAGAGATTCGTGAGGACTATTTAGTAACTTTTGAAAATCTTTATACAGCCTTTAAGAATACCGGTTTTGAAAATCCATTAGATATCGCATTAGAAAAGGCCCAAGAAAAGATAGAAAAAAGGTATGGAGAAATTACATCTGATGATTTGGAAAGTTTGGCTCTGGAAGCTTTTTCAATTTACGGAGAGATAAATGTTAGGAAAGCGACTACAATTAGAAGTAAAGTTAATGTTCCATGGTTTAAGGGTACTCATCCTACTTATTCTTACTTTTGGCCGCGTTATGAAAAATACCTAAAGCAAATAAAAAAATGGCCAGTTGAAACTGTGGAATCAATTAATGATACAACAAACGAAATTTTAAAAAGTATTGGTAATCCAAAGAGTGACCAGTCATTTGATAAAAGAGGACTGGTTTTAGGATATGTTCAATCGGGGAAAACAGCTAACTTTACTGGTTTAATAAATAAAGCTTTTGACGTTGGCTATAAATTAGTGATTGTCCTAGCAGGAATGCATAATGATCTGCGTTCCCAAACTCAATTGAGATTAGAACGTGAGGTTGTAGGAACAGTCAATACTATTACGGGTGAGAAACATGGTGTGGCCCAAGTTAGAACGGGGGGAACACAAATTGAAACATGGACTACAGTGCAGGATGATATATCAACCAACAATACAATAGGTATTAAGAACCTTGATAAGCCGATATTGCTTGTAGTGAAAAAACAAAAAGATGTTTTGCCGAAATTAATTGATATATTAAGAAATAGTATAAGGCTTTCCGAGATGAGTCCCCCAGTGTTAATTATTGATGATGAAGCAGATCAAGCCAGTGTTGATGCTTCTGGCAAACCTGCGGACGATCCAAGCCGAATTAACCATTTAATAAGAGAGTTATTAAGTTTATTTGAACAGAAATCATATGTGGGATATACCGCTACTCCCTTCGCTAACCTTTTGATAAAGGCAAATGCCAACCATTCAGAGATAGGAAAGGATTTATATCCAAAAGACTTTGTAATTGCATTGCCAAAACCAAGGGGATATTGCGGTCCAGATGAATATTTTAATACGACTGGCTATTTAGAAGACAACAAGCCAATGTATATTAGGTATTTAAAACCTAAAGATATTGAGGTTTTAGATAAAATAAGAACAAAGGATGACGCTGATTTATTTATCGAAGTACCAGATTCTATGAAAGAGGCAATATATTCTTTTTTGATCTCTGTTGCAATCAGAAATTTGAGAGAACAAATTGGAGAACATAATTCAATGTTAATCCATACTTCAAGGTTAACTGATATTCAAAACTCAATGTATGGTGTTATTAAAGAATTCTATAAAAGATTATCGAACGACCTAATTTATAATTATAAAAGTGAATACTTAGATATTCTTAAAGAATTGTATGAAGAAGACTTTTTACAAGTGCAAAGGAACACTAAATCTTCCCAACAATTCACGGAGTTTTCATGGGAAGAAGTATACAAACAAATTAAAGTTGTTGCAGGAAAAATTGAAGTGATGGAAATTAACGGCGAGAGTGAAGATGTCCTCGAATACGACAAATATAAAGAAAATGGACTCTATGTGATTGCGATTGGCGGGAATAAGTTATCAAGAGGGTTAACATTAGAAGGTCTAACAATTTCGTACTATTATCGTTCTAGTTCTATGTACGATACACTAATGCAAATGGGACGCTGGTTTGGTTTCCGTAATGGTTATATGGATCTTTGTCGAATCTTTACTAGTGAAGAAATTGCTGAAAATTTCGAGTACCTTGCTGGGGTTATGAGTGAGTTAAGAAAAGAGTTTGAGATATTTGCCCAAAATGAAGATATGACACCAGAAGACTATGCTATAAAGATGTTAAAGCATAAATCAATGACTGTAACTAGTCCAGCTAAAATGGGAACAGCAGAGTCACCTATCATTTATTCAGGCACGATGCAACAAACTCGTAGTTTCGAAAAAAACCAAGAATTTTATGTTAACAATATGGATGCTACGGTTGAATTAGTTAACAGTATAGAAGATTTTGCAGTGGAAAATTATAGAACAAAGTATCATATTTCTAGAGACGTTCCCAGTCATATTGTAGTTGATTTTCTAAAAAAGTATAAGACTATCTCCTCAGCTAGAATTGTTAATAGCAAAAAGATAGCAGATTATATTATTCAAATGAATAACAAGCAATTCTTAGAAAAATTTAATATCGCTATTGTAGATATAACGGAAGCTACTTTAAAAAGCCAGAAAGCGATAAATAACGGAATTAATAAGTGGAATGTAAATCTAGGGAAATTACACATTGAAAGTGCAGTTATACGTAGTATCGATCAGAATAAAAGTAAGGGAACAGGGGTTATAGATATAGGTGCAATAGTTGCCGCGAATCAAGAATTTATTGATATAGAGAATCGTACTAAAGATAAAATTACAAATTTAGCATTGAGAGCTAATCAAAATCCTCTATTACTTATCTATCCATTGCATCCGGGAGTAAGCGCCTTTAAAAAGCTGAATATTAATTTTAACCAAAATCTTGTTCCTATTGGATTGGCATTCTCGTTCCCAGAGATTACAGAAGTACCCGATTTAGATAATGATTCAAATAATAGAGTAATACAACAAGGTAATTATATTTACAACAATACTGTAGGGAAGGAAAATAAATGA
- a CDS encoding PD-(D/E)XK motif protein, with protein sequence MINISESFKNLIEDASDEKTDDIYRLEPIYFHKPYILIGIDLLNLQRRIYIDISKEGWEDEQLKTFPKWRGIEIGQEYFNQVGPLKDKKFLVISQVVEGSEEIFERVLQNLVDHILINDDLPLYSKVYETLDRWHNFFKRKFDAKLTIEEEIGLFGELYYINKWLDYHPQEPPLIIKDWKGPLKFRIDFVSRFYGIEIKTITPKIRDEIKISSEKQLEVNPVINKLFLYVLKVEVNKTTGKTLRNMIELIEERLVTRAPSLAVQFKDLLIDAGVIAQDYDENFIFVHDELGYNAVEGFPKLTSKNLPTGITNVTYSIDLSHCKNFKVSIDDLFS encoded by the coding sequence ATGATTAATATCTCAGAGAGTTTTAAAAATCTCATTGAAGATGCTAGCGATGAGAAAACTGATGACATTTACAGGTTGGAGCCAATTTATTTTCACAAGCCATATATACTGATAGGGATTGATTTACTTAACTTGCAACGCAGAATTTATATAGATATATCCAAGGAAGGATGGGAAGATGAACAATTGAAGACTTTTCCTAAATGGAGAGGTATTGAAATTGGCCAAGAATATTTTAATCAAGTAGGGCCACTAAAAGATAAAAAATTCCTAGTAATTTCTCAAGTAGTAGAGGGGAGTGAAGAAATTTTTGAAAGGGTACTTCAGAATTTAGTTGATCACATTTTAATTAATGACGATTTGCCCCTTTATTCAAAAGTATATGAAACATTAGATCGCTGGCATAATTTTTTTAAAAGAAAATTTGATGCTAAGTTAACAATTGAAGAAGAGATTGGGCTATTTGGTGAGCTTTACTATATAAATAAGTGGCTTGATTACCATCCCCAAGAACCACCTTTAATAATTAAAGATTGGAAGGGCCCTTTAAAATTCCGCATAGACTTTGTAAGCAGGTTTTATGGAATAGAAATCAAGACAATCACCCCGAAAATCAGAGATGAGATTAAGATATCCAGTGAAAAGCAATTAGAAGTAAACCCTGTCATTAATAAATTGTTTTTATATGTATTAAAGGTTGAAGTAAATAAAACAACGGGAAAAACACTTCGTAATATGATTGAACTAATTGAGGAACGGCTAGTAACCCGTGCACCTTCTTTAGCAGTACAATTCAAAGATTTACTAATAGATGCGGGTGTTATTGCTCAAGATTATGATGAAAATTTTATCTTTGTACATGACGAATTAGGGTACAATGCTGTTGAGGGTTTTCCAAAACTTACTTCAAAAAACCTACCGACAGGTATTACGAATGTGACATATTCTATTGATTTGTCTCATTGTAAAAATTTTAAAGTATCAATTGATGACCTATTTAGCTAA
- a CDS encoding AIPR family protein, whose product MNETKKKLDFYYEFMDTVEQKGRAAGSRQTPFLLEVLPYINTEDEPSVIYFGKKESKIQLNGYLYHEEASTLNLYVVDYEPYFDVNELPTVNMTTVKEFASKAKRFFTNAETILQFADRSMEYFDVTKMIVNNKNEIEEVNIYVITSKFYISNKPIDLTIPGIETVNVHVWDMDRVYKLSEAEQGIREFDILFDSEYNQSINMMHIPNESEYGLIDCYIGVIPAKLLAKLYDDYGPKLVERNVRSFLQARGGTNKGIRDTLKDERQRELFVAYNNGISSVAKAGDISRIGDSNLYEIRSLTSWQIVNGGQTTASIHQAYKNDINLDGVYVQTKLTIINTPVDLSNNETSLDRHAFEDEMISKISEYANTQNKINKSDLLANTRFMSDIEKLSRTIWVPAQDNRKEEVKWYFERARGQYMVDISRRSKGKEQNAFKKTYPKEKVITKVELAKYFMSWEGYPHISSKGGEEAFKRFMDLNSQFWKQSIGSNENGQLSQNILTIDSEYYKQLIARRIINAFVTSIVESMNLKGYRANVIYYTVSMLNHLYRKEIDLLEVWQRQTLPDKWEDKVKVIAINALNYLRESAGEQNVTQWAKKEDCWKGFVKESSKVLSSMV is encoded by the coding sequence GTGAACGAAACTAAGAAAAAGTTAGATTTTTATTATGAATTTATGGATACTGTAGAACAAAAGGGAAGAGCAGCAGGGAGTAGGCAGACTCCTTTTTTGCTAGAAGTCCTACCTTATATTAATACTGAGGATGAACCCTCTGTTATATATTTTGGAAAAAAAGAATCTAAGATTCAACTTAACGGTTATTTATATCATGAAGAAGCAAGTACTTTAAACTTGTACGTTGTAGATTATGAACCATACTTTGATGTAAATGAATTACCAACTGTAAATATGACAACCGTAAAAGAATTTGCAAGCAAAGCAAAACGTTTTTTTACGAATGCTGAAACAATCCTTCAGTTTGCTGACCGATCTATGGAATATTTTGATGTAACAAAAATGATAGTTAATAATAAAAACGAGATTGAGGAAGTAAATATTTATGTTATAACTAGTAAATTTTATATCTCAAATAAACCAATTGACTTAACTATTCCTGGTATAGAAACAGTTAATGTACATGTATGGGATATGGATCGAGTGTACAAGTTATCGGAAGCAGAACAAGGTATAAGGGAATTTGATATACTTTTTGACTCAGAATATAATCAATCTATTAACATGATGCATATTCCTAATGAAAGTGAATATGGGCTGATAGATTGTTATATAGGTGTTATCCCAGCAAAATTATTAGCAAAATTATATGATGATTATGGTCCAAAGTTGGTTGAAAGGAATGTGCGTTCCTTTTTACAAGCGCGAGGTGGTACCAACAAAGGGATTAGGGATACTCTAAAAGATGAGAGACAACGGGAATTATTTGTTGCCTATAACAATGGGATATCAAGTGTTGCTAAAGCTGGAGATATAAGTCGGATTGGGGACTCTAATTTATATGAGATAAGGTCATTAACAAGTTGGCAAATTGTTAACGGAGGCCAAACTACAGCGTCTATACATCAAGCATATAAGAATGATATTAATTTAGATGGAGTATATGTCCAGACTAAACTGACTATAATTAATACACCAGTAGACTTATCAAACAATGAAACTTCGTTGGATCGACATGCATTTGAAGATGAAATGATATCTAAGATTTCTGAGTATGCAAATACTCAAAATAAAATTAATAAATCAGATTTATTGGCAAATACACGCTTCATGTCAGATATAGAAAAACTTTCTCGTACAATATGGGTACCAGCACAAGATAACAGGAAAGAGGAAGTAAAATGGTACTTTGAACGTGCCCGAGGGCAATATATGGTTGATATTAGCAGACGTTCAAAGGGAAAAGAACAAAACGCATTTAAAAAAACGTATCCAAAAGAAAAAGTCATTACAAAGGTAGAACTTGCAAAGTATTTTATGTCGTGGGAAGGCTATCCACATATATCAAGTAAGGGTGGAGAAGAGGCTTTTAAGCGGTTTATGGATTTAAATAGCCAATTTTGGAAACAAAGTATTGGATCAAATGAAAATGGGCAGTTATCACAAAATATACTAACGATTGATAGCGAATATTATAAGCAGCTGATAGCTAGAAGAATTATTAATGCGTTTGTCACAAGTATTGTTGAATCTATGAATTTAAAAGGGTATAGAGCAAATGTTATTTACTATACGGTTTCGATGCTAAATCACCTATACAGAAAAGAAATAGATTTATTAGAGGTATGGCAAAGACAAACTTTACCTGATAAGTGGGAGGATAAAGTTAAAGTAATTGCTATTAATGCTCTAAATTATTTAAGAGAATCTGCGGGAGAGCAAAACGTTACTCAGTGGGCAAAAAAAGAGGACTGCTGGAAAGGATTTGTTAAAGAATCCTCTAAGGTATTAAGTAGTATGGTATAG